Below is a genomic region from Falco naumanni isolate bFalNau1 chromosome 2, bFalNau1.pat, whole genome shotgun sequence.
ttctgttttgttttttcatacTCAGACTGCCTAAGCTCCAACTTGGAGGTTGCAATTTgcaatgttttaatttcaggaGTGCCTGAACAAATGCACTGCGATGCAGGCCACCTCCTGCGGGGCACCACAGTTGTTGGTGCTGATTACAGAAGTTACCATCAGCCAGcagaggggctgcgggggcgtTTGACTTGAGTGACATGCTTATCTCACAAAACACATGACAGGTGCAGTCTATCAAAATGACTGAGTGACACCCCAGGAGAGGTGGGGGCCTCACAACCTGGTGTTGCTTCAGTAAAAGCCAGAAAGACCCTACACATCTGTGCCAAATCCCCCAACCCGCGCTGAACCGCCAGGCCTCACTGGCCTTCCAGAATTGACAATCCTTGCTAAGGGCCAATTAGCACACAATTGACTTAGTCTCACCTCGCCATGAGTATAAATCTAGCATTTAGAACCCTCTGTTTTGAGGATGAGAACTCCAACTACACAATGGGTCTGGACACCTCTCCTCCCCAAGCAGGGATGCCTCTTTGGTAAGACTTGCACCTCCAACTGTCGGATGTTCCCTGGGAAAGTATTGTTACAAAAGCGCTGAACTTGTAAGTCGAGCAGTAAGTGCTTTTATCAATGGCAATTCCAGATTTGGAATATCTGTCACCTTAATAAATCATTTATCTTTTCAACTTTGTGAAACTGTTTTGGTGAAAGTCCTTAAGAGGACTCTGACAGGCAAATGTTGACTCTGATGAGTGGCTGTGTATATACAATCCTTTAGGCTTAAAACCACTAACTGAACCTGAGACTAGGACTGGATCCAGCCACATGTACACTCCTCTCTGAGAAGgggtttagaaagcaaggggatcCTTTCTGAACCTTGTGACTCAACAGGAGGGCTCCTTCCCCCTGGCCACATGTCAGCACCTATGACATGACACCTGCTGCCCCTGGCTTCTGGCTCCCAGGCACCTACCTAGGTGCCACACCTCGGTTAGGCAGGCTACAGCTACTGCTCTGAGCCAGAGTTGGGcaagaaattattaattaaaaaagaaaaagaaaaaaattttgtaCAATAAGACCCATACATTCTGCTTCATTCACATAAGCTTAACTCAGGAAAGCTCTTAGGCACACATTTAAGATAAAGTATGTccagtttttctctgaaaaggcTTCTCTGTAAGGAAGTGATTTTTGGAATGAGTATACATcgtaaaaaaaaataaatatatatctttGCTGCCAAATCTGAAGTTCACTTGACAATCAGTATGGTACATTTTATTGCTGAAATATGTCAGATGAAGATCACAACAAATATTAAATACCTACCCAAAAGCGTAACAGCTGGTCATACCTGTGGCTCAATCAGGCCCACACTGATGTTTGCAAGATATATTTAATAGGCACTTCAGAGACATAACAGATACCGGACCAAGAGCAATGAGTGAAGACTTGCTatgccccagcagctgctttcgCCAGACCTACAGAGACCACCACTTATCTATACActccatttgttttcaaatccGCTGTCCACCCTACGGCACGTGGATCTACTCTTCTGTGCCACAGATGCCACCCACCGAGGCACATCTCTTGCAGAACCACTACTGGAAACATTTTCCACTAGTGCTAGTTTGTCTCATTTACTCTAGTCATTAAAGCCTTTTCCACAGCAATTTACAAAGATTCCTTACTaactcaaaatatttattttccagttttgaagCTGCTTGAACTCACAGCCAACCATTCCCAATgccattacaaaattaaatactgctCTGCAAGTCTACATATGTACCTGTGGCCTAGACTACACTGATATAAAGCAACATTAGGAATATGCTAATAGCCATAACGTTAAAATGCATTAAGCAGATTTCTCATGTTAAGAATGTGTCAACTGATCCCAGTTAATTCTACTGACACAGTCTAATGCAGAGTGAAAATTTTCgcctaaattatttttcaagggaaaagtGCAGATCCTGTCACATTAATGTAGTTCAATAATCTGTATTAATTTCCCAGACTGcctgctcagaaaaaaagattaaatataaaCATTGTTTCAaccacttcaaaacaaaaataattcaatttttctACTATAATGGAATCCTTCAACTgttaaggaaaatattattcctGGTCtcagtcagaaagaaaaaaacattttgtttaattcAGCCCCCTTTTCTACTTTCAGATGGTTCACTAGCTCTTTTCAGAATACTTCATCTTCCACCAACTCCcaaactgaaagcatttttttaattcactgtaaagtaaaattaaagcCCCAGTATCCTTTGGACcgtgtccagaggagggtcacaaaaatggtcagagggctggagcacctctcctacgaagacaggctgagagagttgttcagcctggagaagagaaggctccagggagaccttattgcagcctttcagtacttaaagggagcttgtaagaaagatggggacaaagtTCTCAGTAGGGCCCGctgcaataggacaaggggtaatgattttaaactaaaaaagggCAGATTCAGACGAGATAGAAGGAGGAAATCTTTTACGACAATGGTGGTGAAACTGGAAccagttgcccagagaggcagTAGATGCCACATccttggaaacattcaaggacagactggatggggctctgagcaacctgatctagttgaagatgtccctgctcgttgcaggggggctggactagatgacctttaaaggtcccttccagcccaaactattctatgatttgCCTAACTTTGCTCTGATGATAAATTATATTTGATACAATATGGGTAAAAGATGTTACAAACAACTTTGCCAACATGAAACCTTTTCCCATCCTACGTATGGAATAAAGATTCTTGACATGTGGATTTGGTATTTACTTCTAGGGATCAGACTAGATGAGATTAGACAAGTGCTAGTATGTGGCACTGTACCTCCCATCCGAACAAACAGAATATCCAAATGCTTACTAAACACAGTATCGTTTTATAAATCATAGTGAGATAAACCAAAGCAATCAGGTTTATCCAAGAACATCAGGATCAtttgcaaaaagtaaaaaatggtttatgcaaaacagagcaacaaATGTAAATTGAAAAGATCCTGTTATACTTGAAGTCCTACTGGATACCTGGGCAGGTCAGGTTTTGGGTAAAGAAGCTGGGGAGGTAAGaattttttgaaagagattccacagaatcatagaatcatttaggttggaaaagacctttaagatgaCTCAGTCCAACCAGAAACCTAGCACTGCCgaagtccaccactaaaccatgtccctaaatgccacatctacatgtcttttaaataccgTCATGGATGgggactcaaccacttccctgggcagcccgttccaATGCTCAAcaaccctttctgtgaagacgtttttcctaatatccaatctgaacctcccctggcacagcttgaggccatttcctcttgtcccatcacttgttacttggaaGAAGGGACTGACACCCACCTGGCTACgacctcctttcaggtagttgtagagcACAAggcctcccctcagcctccttttctccaagctaaacagccccagttccctcagccgctcctcagacttgtgctccagacccttcaccagctttgttgcccttccctggacacactccagcacctcagtgtctttcttgtagtgaagGGCCCGAAACTGAACACAgcgttcgaggtgcggcctcacctgTGCCAcgtacagggggacgatcactgccttggtcctgctggccacgccgcctctggtacaagccaggatgctgtttggccttcttggccacctggataccctgctggctcatattcagctggctgtcaaccaacACCCTCAATAGCCCTTTCAATTGGCCTCATCCTCACAGACACTGATAGCACAAGGATCCTGAGTATAATTATTCCTATTTTCcaagcagagaaacaaagcatCACATCACATCTCAGATTCTAACTcgctttctttttccaggccAGTGAGAGAGAATCTGCTGTCCCTAGGAAGAACATCTGCCAGTGGCATATTTACAAATAGCAACTGTGTGTTTACCAAGTTAGGAGGTGAATTGCCAAGTAATGTGAAAAGTCTTGCCCCCTAAAGACATAATAATTTCTGTAGGTGGAGAGCCCAGACAGGTTTGGAGATTTCTAAACATACATATGCAAATGTATTTACTGGTCAGAATTAGCTATGGAGAGCTTGTAGCACAGAGTGAGGGCTGATAAATATTAATGGAGGGAGGGTGGGGAAATGCTGTGTTGAACATATGACAGCAATCCAGGgtgaaataagattttaaaaagtcaaaagagATGGACAAGAATGACTCTGAATTAACTAAATTATAGCCATGCTAatagctaaaaaataaaaataaaatcaaatcacATTGTGAGACAGTTTGGTTGTCGTCAAGTGCTCAATAACAGCATAAAGTACATGGTATGAAATCTTACTAAATTACATGGTATGAAAACACTCACACCATGTATCTATCACTGGAGAATAAACAGGGTTATCTTTCCACTAGTGGTACTTCCAGTACTATAGCTCACAGGCCTTTCATGTCAGAAGTTGTTCCGACATGGACAGTGGTTAATTGTGGTGGAAGAATAGACAAGCTCCTGAAGCTGAGCTTCCAGCTCTGGCAGAACAGGAGCACAGAGGGCTTCTAAAGCCTTGGCAATCCATCTTCACTAACTGTGCCATTCAACACAGTCTTTGGagtctgctgcttttccccagctTCTTCAGCCATACAGTCTGGAGGCTCTAGGTCATCGTATCTTCTCCGATAGACCACCCTTGAGATTAGGGTTATCAGAAACATTTCTATGATGAGGAGCTGCTGGGTCATATCtgccaaaaaaaggaaagcaaagaaaagcccCCCAGAGGAGGAAATAACTATCAGACACAAAATGAATACCTGgcttattaattttcttctgtgcaaaaGGAACAAACTTTACTATCTTGTCCCCATCACAGAGTATCTTTCAcacttggcaaaaaaaatcagttacagAATTAGACTACTGACAATCAATAAGCATGTAATAAGTTATGCATCCAAAACACCAGAGATTTAATAGTAATTATGCatgttgatttcttttcttctcatttctgaTTCCACCTCTTCTCCTTATAAAGTATTTATCTGCGACTATGACAGCTGTAAAACTTCtgttattgtttttttaagtaaaatctGAGATTCTCCAAAAGCTACATGATCCCAGGAGATCAGTATTTTGGGAAAACACCAGATAACACAGTCAGCGACACTGAACTGGCACCtttattaagtaaaaaaacccatcctTTCCAAAAGAACTTACATGCTCCTCTTGCTGAAGAGGAGAGTGGTGGAGCGCAGGGAATGATTCTTTGCATGGCCAACAAGTTGATAATAGCTGCCTGCAAGTGGTTCAGAATGAGAATAAACTGcaccagaaagagaaaacagatgcCTTAGCTACCAGAAAAAGGTTTATAGTTCACACAACAATTCTGCTTTCATAACAGACTCTCTTTTGCCTCATTCCTCCCTTCTTgccctccctttcctcccatctaccagcaggctgcctgccactgcagaaGTCATCCTTAGGTCAGGATAATACTGCTCTGAATGTGAGTATTAAATTAAACCTCTGTTTGAAAAGTGTTTCTTCTCAGCCCTTCATTCAGAAGGTGCAACATACACAGACCTCCCAGCTGGGACTGTAAACCATAGgtaacaatgttttaaaaagtttcctGTTAATCTGACCTATGGGTTTATGTTCTCCCTTAGTGGAGGAAGGCctgaaagaacttttttttctgttgtctccaATTTTTGCCACAGCAGGGAGATGTGGTGTTCCTTAAGTTATGCGAGACTGGCTTTCTTTGCCAGGAGGGTTGAAGGACTCTTAACAGCTTGGGTTCAGCAACAATCACACATCGCATTACCTGCTACTTGCTGAGCTAGGCTTTCACTGCCTTGGAGATACCAAAGCGTCTCTCTAGCTGCTGCTGTAACTGCCCGAGTATAAACCCTCGCATTAACAGTTTGCCATCCTAAACCTGGATTCACCCTAACGTAGCTTTGCAGATGTGACTATCCTGTTTATTGTATTTATGAGTGCTTAATAATTTACTTAAGAGATTTTAATGCACCAGCCTTTCTGTAAGTCCTGTTCAAGAAGGATGCATATCCGAGGCTTCTGCTGTATTCTCTTCAGGGTGATGTGAAAGAGGATGGCCCTGACTCTGGCTTTTTTCAGTCTAACCTGTCTGGTTCTGTTCCTTACTATTTAATGATTCCCAGCCAGTGTTTTCATTATTGTCTAACTCTGAAGTGCTGAACGGccaagaaaaatactgtcaaCACATTGTGACATGCTGAAAACAGTTCAAACAGCCACCCACACAAAGCTCCACATCCTCTCCTAGCTTTTGAAAGTACAGACCAGCTTTTTAACATCGTGTTTCAGGATACTGCATCTACAAAGCTTCCTTCAAGACTTGCAGAAGGTGCTCTTTTGATTTCAGTTGCCTAAAGATAAAGGGATTTTACACAGCTTTCACATCTCCAGCACTCCTGAGAATCTAGAGGTAAATTGGCTCAAGCAGAAAGTGAACAGCAGCCATGGAGAGTGCTTCAACAGGATGCAGCTTCCATCAGGTAAAAATATGCCTTTGCACAGTGTATTTAATGGGGGGCAAAAAATACTATAACTTTTCAACAAAGGATCAAGAACTAGAAAGACAGTGTTATATGAGCAGTTAAGAGAAATTCTTATCAGAAATATTAAAGTTCTCACCTGATAAAGAGCAAACTTTGGGATGATCTTCTTACAGATAAGGAGAGTCCTAACTTGTTGAAACATGATTCCAACTGGCCACAGAGCAATAATGGTGAGGACACCAACAAAGCAGCTAATCCATATTGCAGCTCCTTTGGGAGATAACTGAGGAGCAAATCAAACAAGCATTCCTATAAAACTTTACAGTGCATTTTACTATTTCCAGAAAGAAGTTGTGAACTGGATGATGCAGATGTTAAAATGCTTGTTTCTACCTCCTTGAAAGCTGATGGCATCAGCAGTTGCTGGGGTTTGCGTGGGGAAACTGCACAGTACCAACTGGAGTGCTAGCACAGTGCTGTCACCCAGCAGGCACCAGCATGTCGATCTGTTCAGCCTGGGAAGGTAACAAGTGACACAGCCCCTCAGTCtgaccccagcagcacctgggaaCGCTCAGCATCTCATGACAGCAATTCAGCATGACATCTCAGAGGGGTCATTTATTTTATACCAcgaaaccacaaaaaaatctattactTTTAGACTGAGTTATCCAAGAGGTGCAAACTTATTAGCAGACACAGACTTCTCCACCATCTTGCAGCATATATAGTACAAAGCAGAAGTACAGTACTATCTCTTCTACTTTGCACAGATATAATGTCACCATGATTTACAGAAAAACATAGAATTAGGCTTCCTGTTTATGTTCCAGCCAATATACTTGTTTCTTAAGGCTGTACCTTACAAAATACAGGGCAGGCACATCTCACAGGGCAACATGCAGTCCTGCTGTTCTAACCATACAAGCTGGGGAACATATTGGAGCATGATCTGATGCCCAACCCACCCTGATGCCAAGTTTCTTTCCAAGAGAAGCCAGGAAATGGAGAGTCTGGAGGAAGGCAGAAATTATATGTCTCAAAAGAATACACTAAGGACTCACTTGGAAGTGACTCCCAGATTTCACAGTTTAGTTGTAGGCTAAGATAGTAACGTCAACCCTAAAACCTATGGATTTTGTGGAGCATCTCTGATTAAAACATTTACTTACATTGTAAGGAGTGTAATTGCCATTAGTCCAAAGCACTATTGATAAAAACATGAGCATGGGTcgaaggaaaacaaactgaaaggtGCCCAGCTTTAGCCAAAAGAGGGTTCGcctggccaaaaaaaaaaaaagtagtaaaaataaaaaattacatagaTCAAGATCTCATTAGCAACCTTAATAACATTTTTGGATACTGTCAACTGCAAAACTTTTCCACTCCTGTAGCATGTAGTCAAAATCCAGGGAGGAGCAGATTAGAAAATCTTTCCAAGAATTACCCAGtgtttattttgtaaagtcTCTATAAAAATAGTACTTTTCCTGTTCTGCAGCAATCACATACTAACCAGAGCTGGGCAAAACATGATGCCTTTCTCTGCCTTGAAGTTAACCAGAGAGCCAGTAGCAACATAACTGGTTTCTGAACAATAATGCCACTTGCTCTTGCCTTGTTGGCTTACTATTTCAGTGCTCCAATGAAACGGGGCAACTCAGCCTTCCTGTTCAGACACTTCCTAGTCCTGTGGTAGACCAAGAAAGGGAATCATACAGACCTAGGTGAAAGGACTGGTAGTTTTTCAAGGCATCATAAATACTACCATGTAAGCATCTGGATTTGTTCCTCTGTACTCTAACCGAAGAAGGGAACTATCTTTCACTTGGCAGACTGCACAAGGCCAGCAGGACAGCTTAGGATTTCCTTACTTCTGTCCTTACTCCTGACTACTTACTGGGTCCAGAACACAGCCCATACACAGCAACCTGGCCAGCCAGCATTAAAGGCCAccaggaaaggggaaaatgcattttctaacAGAGGGCACAAAAGCTGAGCTTGAACTCTCCTTCATTCTTCACAGGACAAGCTGTGGCTGCTATGGCTGGCTCATGTTTTAGTCTGTTACTGTGTATTATTTCCCATACTGTCAATGTTGTCTTCACTGTAGCTCCCTGGGCCCTTGAGACTGCCATCAGAGATGCCTCAGCAGACAACAGGCTGCCATTCAGTATGCTACAGGATATAGCCATGAACCGGGAATGATAGGAATTGCTCAATGAATACAGCTAATAACCACAGGGTTATGAATGGCACAAACACATGTGGAAAGGCCTGCAACTGGCCAGCCACTTAGTGTGTTTGCCTTTTCAAAGATTTATTATTCCCAAAAGGCTTCAAAGAATAATACGACAAACAGTGTGGTCACTGCAACACCACAAGTTGTTTCCCTTGTCAACACAGGTCTATCTTTCTTGACCATCAGACCTGTTCCGGCACATCTCTCCCCGTTGTATGACTTGTTACTTTGCCTCATCTGTGTACTGTATCTTGTTAGGTCTCCCAGGACTGCTCGACAGTAtatgtcttttttaaaagaatgaacCCCTCCactggagcagctccctgcttaCCCAGAAGGTACCTGTGGGAGGAATATGAGACTAACCTTTCTCTGGTATAGCTTGCTCATATTTCAAAAAATTGTACCCTGTAATGGGAAAAGGCTAGAAGTCAGAAGCAAAGATAGCAGATAGGTGTCCCAGTGCTACAGACACTGGAGGAGGCCTCagccctctgcagagcaaaagcctttttctaaaaaaacgCTGTCTTTCCTCCCAGCAGTAGTAGGCACTATCTAGCTCCTGAAAGGATTTAATATTAGCTAATATCATTTTGCATAAGCTATCACTTGACTGACCAACAGGAGGGAATAGTAGAAGATCCTCTCCCAAGCTTCCAGCTACTACAACCTATACAGAGGGTGACAGACAcggaaagaaaaccaaatacaCTGATGACACGTTAGATCTATAGCACAACTCTGCCTCATGGAATTTTTTCAGCTCTGACCGCTGAAATGAGCTTGAAGCAATGCCCATGAAACTCAGTGGGAGTCATTTAGATCCATATAAGTAGTCGCTGATTTTACACTATTGTATGACATCCATTTTTGGAGGTACATTTTTTGGTTGGTTTACTACCTATTCTTCTCAGTGCCACCTCCATGTAAATAATTAGTGttattctattaaaataaaattacacaaaCAAGAGTTTAAATTCTAATACTGAATAAGGCAGTTTAAGGAAGAattattacagtaaaaaataagGGGGTTTGCAAACACATCACAAATACTATGCTGCATTCTGTTCACCACTTTCATTTAACCAGGCCCCTAATGTCCCTCTTACACTAATGTCCAGGGCCTCCTAAGAAAAGTCTCTGTCTTGCACATTAgtccttcagcttctgctgttAATGAGAGAAACATTCTCCTACTGCATGCCAATAGGAGAGCCCTGGGAAATACACGAGGTTTCCAGGCGTGTAAATGACAGGGTGACATTAGCCAGAGGAGGAGCTCCGGCAGGCAGTGCTCACAGGAAGCATGGTTTATGTTACGTATCCGCTCCCgcaggcacagctctgcatcCCTACGCCACTTCTCAAATATGCTTTAATACTAAGCTTAgtagacaaaaatatttgcttttgccCTACCAGACAATGCCATTTCATTGAGACCAAAGCTTTCCAGGCattgcatcttttttttgttctaaagattattttaatctgaAGTAGTTTGAAAGTCAAAATCAGAATGAAACACTTCAATTTTatcaaagtaaaagaaattttctttcaagacaGCCTCAATTGGACAATTCTGCTTGTGAAAAATACTCAAtctggagacatttttttcccttctggaatgaaaagaaacttgaaatCTCAATTATTAGGTTTTCTAGAGTAGAAATTCCTCCTCCCGCACAGCACTGCTTACTATAGAAACGGTTTCTTGGAAGAGAATAGGATTAGTTGAGGAGGTAACACAGTACTCAACATTACTAGGAGTGGGAACGCTGCACTGGATTAGACTGAGAGAACTCATGCTCTCCACTCTTACGCAAAATTCTGCTTTATAAAAACGAAATAAATTAGCGGTGGCGTACAGCCCCAAAGTGATGGCACCgtttaaaaaaagatggctTGAGACTGACTTTCGGGAAGCAGGAAGGCCCTTTGCTGTACGCCTGCCCTTGCCAAGTTGGCTGAATTCCAGCAGCCGTTTTCTAGCTGGGAAATCTTAAAGGGCAACTCACCTAGTGATGCGCACACGAgggaggcaaaggcagcagcagcagcagggaccgGTGCTAATCTTGAAATGATCATTTTCAAACCGCCTGAGGAGCAGCTTTTGACCTCCACACTCTTTAATCATCATCATAAAAAACTTGTGGATGACTATGGCAAAAAatctaggaaaagaaaaaaatgccagcttGAATTTATCTGTGTCTCTCTCGTATGCCCACGCAGGCCAGTGCCACCGTCTGTCCAGGGTTTTTATGGCTTGCGCTTTGTAATCAACAAAAATTCTAGCAGTAGCTGTGAAAAACTTTCCACCACCTTAGAGGACAGAACTGCCCAAACCTCACCAAAAGAGGAATAAACCGAGGCACAGAGCAGCTATGGAATCTCCCAAAGCCACACTGGTGGCTGGTGGCAGAGTCAGCACTAAAGCCCAGGCTTTTCTGGCCCAGGTCGTTATGGCCAtatttttccatcagttttCTAGTCCTGACCGGCACAAACTTTTTAGAACAAGTCCTTGTCCTGTTCCTCCtccaaaaaaacctaacaaaccacaacaaacatGGGTAGCTATCAAGTAATGTGCTGGCCCCGTCAGGGTGTGGTTCCTCTGCAGCCAAAGTGAACCAAGCAAGCACTGACTGCTGCAACCCTGTCTCTCCCTCCTTTCACCAGCTGCACATTCTCAACCCTTCCTAGGAACTACAGATGGTGCAACCGCCCTTTCCTCCCTGTCCCAAGCTGATTTAGGGAAGTGATTCACTGAAATCCAGCCTCACCAAATAAAAGAAGTCCTCTTCAGCTGCACTGCCTCTTTGAAGGAGCTTGCTGTGCAGCTGGACACTGAATAGTAGTGGATGCAAGTGAGGGAACCTGCAGCTTGGGCAAGGGAGAAAGGGGGATTTAGACAGGCTTAAAAGGGCCACAGGACTGGATCCTTGGAAGCTTCTGGGAATCTGCGCTCCCTGCACAAATTGCTGCATGCTAACAGTGTTCCCTGTTCCTGTATTTTCCCTCATTTTTGACTCTACTCTCTTAGTAAATGCAGTGTGATGTGGGATGGGACTGTTCCTAAGATTCTGTGATACTGTCCTGCAGTGGGTTCCAAAATGATCCCAAAATCAACTGTGGAGTCCCTAAGGCCACAGCATCCCTCAACCTGGCTCTGCCTACCACGGCCGCACCATCACCTCCAGAAAGCCAGGACCACATTTCTCACTTCTTCTCTGTGCATGTCACAGCTGTCATGCTCGTACAGAAATTGCTTTTATCAGGACAACTGTGGAACATTTTTACATTGATATACTCATCGGAGGTTCACTTGCCACTATTAATAATAGACCTCCATAGCTCATCATTAgtaaaagcacagagaagaggTCACAGGTCAGAATCTCTTTCCACATGACACACCGAGAGAGGACAGAAAGAGTACTGCTTCAAAGCTGCTGTCAGCCTGAGGGATCAATTACATGCGAGTCACAGATCTTTCACACTGAGGTTCCCACACTAGGGGACTGCAGCACCGGGAACAGCTTCAGCATTTTCTACCTCCCAGAAAAGAGCTGCCAAGAGAtttcaacccaaaccaaaaattactaaattgttAAATCTACAAAATGACTGTATTTACCAAGAGCAGCAGATgtttaaagggaagaaattcAGGGTTTGGGGCAACGTTTAGAAACAAGCAGAATActcacactgctgctgtgaaatcTGTAAACATTGTTGAACGAGGAATCCACATGCCAGTGCATGAAGTAGTAGCGATCACCTacagagaaagggaggagggtTGTACAAAGGGCAGAGATAAAGCAGATTCATGTGGATTTTCAGGGAAACCCTGCTTTCAACGTTCAATTTTATCTCTTTTCCATGATAACTTACTGGAGCTGCAGCATTAATCCAAATGATGATTGATCTTTTGGAAGAGGGGATTTTCCGGTAGATGTAGACCGCTTCCTCTATAAACACCAGATTGGCAATTAGCATCATCACAGTCAAGATTGCAAAGAGAAATCTCCCTGGTAGGTCAAGGCCTGCAAAgagtgaaaaggaaacagagagTTCTGGTTTATTTCATAAACATTCCAAACATTTAACATAAAGGAACAACCTCTGAGGGGGTGCTTAGCCCTATTCCTGCAAAGACTGGCACTCATCCTTAGCCACCTAGATAGACCATTGACTCCACAGGATGATT
It encodes:
- the LOC121082865 gene encoding organic solute transporter subunit alpha-like isoform X1, which gives rise to MGGEANGTADPSCGASEPPYSQELLQSLDLPGRFLFAILTVMMLIANLVFIEEAVYIYRKIPSSKRSIIIWINAAAPVIATTSCTGMWIPRSTMFTDFTAAVFFAIVIHKFFMMMIKECGGQKLLLRRFENDHFKISTGPCCCCCLCLPRVRITRRTLFWLKLGTFQFVFLRPMLMFLSIVLWTNGNYTPYNLSPKGAAIWISCFVGVLTIIALWPVGIMFQQVRTLLICKKIIPKFALYQFILILNHLQAAIINLLAMQRIIPCAPPLSSSARGAYMTQQLLIIEMFLITLISRVVYRRRYDDLEPPDCMAEEAGEKQQTPKTVLNGTVSEDGLPRL
- the LOC121082865 gene encoding organic solute transporter subunit alpha-like isoform X2, which codes for MGGEANGTADPSCGASEPPYSQELLQSLDLPGRFLFAILTVMMLIANLVFIEEAVYIYRKIPSSKRSIIIWINAAAPVIATTSCTGMWIPRSTMFTDFTAAVFFAIVIHKFFMMMIKECGGQKLLLRRFENDHFKISTGPCCCCCLCLPRVRITRRTLFWLKLGTFQFVFLRPMLMFLSIVLWTNGNYTPYNLSPKGAAIWISCFVGVLTIIALWPVGIMFQQVRTLLICKKIIPKFALYQAAIINLLAMQRIIPCAPPLSSSARGAYMTQQLLIIEMFLITLISRVVYRRRYDDLEPPDCMAEEAGEKQQTPKTVLNGTVSEDGLPRL